The following nucleotide sequence is from Methanolinea sp..
TGACGTGGGCGAAAACCAGTGGTGGTTTGGGCGTAACTTCCGGATGAAACGACAGCGGTTCGCCATGTCCGGGTACCTTGCCACCATGGGGTTCGGGTTCCCGGCGGCGATCGCTGCGAAACTTGCTTACCCGGTAAAGCAGGTATTCTGCATTACCGGAGATGGGGGATTCTCCCAATCCATGTCCGATCTCGTAACTGCCGTCAAGTACGAGCTCCCGATGACCGTGGTTGTCCTGAACAACCACCAGCTTGGCATGATACAGGTCGAACAACTGATGGAGCACTACCCCAACTATGGAACCGGGCTCCTGAACCCTGACTTCGCTGCCTATGCAGAAGCCTGTGGAGGAGCAGGGATACGTGTCGGGAGACCGGATGAGCTGAAAACAGCCATCGAACAGGCGATGGGGTTGAACGTGCCGGTCGTCGTTGACGTAGAGACCGATCCGCGCCGCTTTGTCTGAAATGAAACACGGCCGGAACGGCCAAAGACGCGACCCCCCGGGGTCACCCGCCGGAGTCGTCGATATAATCGAAGTCCCGCCCATGGAGTTTGATATCGATGACCGGTGGTCCGTCGGAACACTCCGGGCCCGGTAACCGTAATGGCTGAGACCATCAACGCGGGCGATCGTTCCGGACGAAAGGGCAATGGGTCCTGGGTTGTACTGGGGACCGGGGTCATGAAGAGAGGGCGGGGTTCAGGGCGCCGAGCTACAGGGAGGTTTCGCCCGGGCATGGTCCGCCCGGGCACAGGCCCGGAGATGGGTTATGCCGGCAGGGGTCGCGAGCGACACGACGTATTTTACCGATGTGGCGGTATTCCGGCGACCCGGGCCTGGCCTCTCCCCCGGGCCCTGGAGGGGGAAGGGATGACCCCGGCCGTCCGGATTGAGAATCGGTTCCCGGTGCATACCTTCTACTGTTGGCGGACAGCATCACCCACTGTCCTTTCCGGGAGGATGTTTCCGGGTGAGCTGCTCTGGTGTAAATGGCACCTGGCGTTCACGGTCTGCGCGGTCGATCCAGCCTGAGCGGACATTTTCGCGGTGGTCAAAATGGAACACATACGGTTTGATATCAAGCAGGGGTGTGCCGTCGAGGACATCGATCCCGCGTACCGATATCGTAGTCCCGGAGATGGAGAGTAGCTCGACAATGGAAAGCCCTATCCTGTTCGGACGGTCATGGTGACGGGTCGAAAAAATCCCGCGTTCGGTTTCATGATCAAGATAGGGGGCAATCCGGAGCCGCATCGGCCCTTCGTGATGGAAATGGTAGAGGAGGATTAGGTGGGAGAATCCCTCGAGCTCCTGGAGGCCATCGGCATATTCCGGGAAAACCTCGATCGTGCCTTCTGCAGAGCTATAGACACTCTGGATGGGAGTGTCCCTCTGCATGGTAAACGGAGAATGAATGACTCCGATAAAAGTATAGTGGATCTCCATACTTATTCATCCGGTCAGAAAGCTGAAAAAGAGTGGGGTGGGGGTAGCATCCCCCGCATTTTTCACAAATCGTGATCCTGAACAACCTGTTTTTGAGGACTGGTTTCAACCGCACCCTTTTTTTCCGATCCGCATCCACATGCTGTACGATGACGAGGTCCGCACTGCTCATTATTGATATGCAGAACGATTTTGTACGGGAAGGGGCTCCATTCCGTGTCAGGGAGGCAGAGGCCACCATAGGCAACGTTCGGGAGGTGCTCGAAATTTTCCGGCGCAACCGCCTCCCGGTATTCCATGTCCTCCGCGTCCATCGCAGCGACGGGTCCGACGTGGAGTTATTTCGGAAAGAGCTTTTCAGGAAGACGCCTTTTGCCGTCAGTGGAACGAAGGGTGCACAGGTAATCAGCGAGCTAGAACCGGCGCCGGGTGAATACATCATCAAAAAGACGAGGATGAGCGCCTTCATGCAGACCGAGCTTGACCTAATGCTCCGGACCCTCTCGGTCGACACGGTTTTTGTCGCAGGTATCCAGACCCCGAACTGCATAAGGACAACGGTCTTTGACGCTCTTGCCCTAAATTACCGGGCGTTTCTCGTTGAAGATGCCGTAGCTGCCCAGAACGAGGAGATACACCGGTCGAACTGCCGGGATATGGCGGCCATCGGGGTCGGGATGCTGAAGGCAGCAGATGTGGAGGAACTGATCCGCCCTGCCCGGTAAAAAGCCGAGGAGAGGGAGGCATATTGTCTTCCCACCTGCCCATTCCCTGAACTCTGCACCAGGGTGGGTTGAGAGCATCCGTCCTGCCAGGGGTTCACTCCGGAGGACTGTCCGTTAGGATCTCTTTGAGGTGCCTGAAATCTGCTGCAAGCTGCTCCCGCAAGGCAGGATTATGGGTGACTGCTGCCGGATGATAGACCGGAAAGATGGTAACCGGCCCGTGTGGAGCATCGACCGGGAATGCCATGCCATGGATCTCGCTGATCTTTTTTCCAGGGATCCCAAACTGCCCCATGACAACCGCAGCTGAAAACCTGCCCAGGGGAACGATAACGGACGGGCACACAAGGCCAATCTGCCGGTCGAGGTATGGTTTACATGCCTTTATCTCGTCCTTTCTCGGATCACGGTTTTTCGGAGGGCGGCACTTGAGGACGTTTGTTATGAACAGATCGTTCCGGGAAAGACCGGCTGAGGCCAGGAGACTGTCCAGGACCGTTCCGGCCCGGCCGGCAAACGGTCGCCCGGTTCGATCCTCCTGCTCTCCCGGGGCTTCTCCAACCAGGAGGATGCAGGAAGTTGCCGGTCCTTCCCCGGGAACAGCATGTTTCCGTCCTGAAGCGAGCCGGCAACGGGTGCAGGCGAGGATCTCCTGTTCCAGGACGCGGGCTTCCTCTCCAGTCAGGGACATCGCCCCTCATTTTTGATATGGTACATCCTGCCAGGCACCCGCCGGTTACACACCGTCCGTGGACCCTGCCTCCGGCTGCTTGACGGATGAACGGGGTGTGACCAGGATTTTATCAACCCTGTTCCCATCCATGTCAACCACTTCGAACCGGTAATTATTCCATTCGACTACGTCCCCGGTATCAGGAATCCTCCCAAGCTCCGTCATCACGAATCCTGCGAGCGTATGATAGAGCCCTTCCTGTTCGCCGGGGAGCATGGATATGCCGATGAAGTCCTTCACCTCATCGAGGGGGTATAGACCGTCGATGAGAAACGATCCGTTCTCCCGCCTGATCAGCTCCCGGTCATGAGAAATCCCCGAAATTCCGATGTCACCTATGATCGCTTTCATGATATCGTGCACGGTGATTATCCCGGTTATCACCCCAAATTCATCGATTGCAAGCGCTATGGGAGTCGGCGAGGTCTTGAGGAGCTCCATCAGCTGCAGGGCCGGGGCTGTCTCGGCTATGAATATCGGTTCCCTCAGGATCAGGGCTATATCAGCGCTTCCTCCTTCTATCATCTGGGCCCAGAGATCCCTGACCCATATGACCCCGGAAAGCGTATCAAGCTCGCCCCGGTACACGGGAAGGAACGAGTGATTGCTGGAAAGGATGGTCTTTATCGATGAATTCACCGGTAAATCGAGATCGATGCCGATGATATCCGGCCGGGGTGTCATCAGGGACAGGACCTTCCGGTCACCGAGCCGGAAGATGGCATTGACCATGGCCTCCTCCTCTTTCTCGATTACCCCTGCCCTGGCCCCTTCGGACAGTATCTGCCATATCTCTTCTTCAGAGATCCCTGCCGGCTCAGGTCTCTTCCTCCCAGACGCCTTTAGGATCCCCTCGGTGGTAGCGGTAAGTATCCGGACAAACGGCAGTACAGCAACCGATATCGCCCGGAGAGGACGGGCCACCCGCGATGCGATATACTCGGGATTGTCAAGACCGATTCTCTTCGGAACCAGCTCCCCGAATAGCAGGGAGAGGAAGGTTGTCGCGACGATAACTAAGGCAACACTGATGACGGTTGCATACGGCGCCAGCGCAGGAACCGCTCCGATGGAGGGAGCGAGGTAACCTCCCAGGGCAATCCCGCTGTATGCCCCGGTAAGAATCCAGATAAAGGTGGTTGCAACCTGGATAGTGGAAAGGAACATATTCGGGTCGTCAAGGAGCTCGAGGGCGGTTGCCGCTCCCTGATTTCCTTTACCGGCGAGCAGCTCCAGCCGCATCCGTTTTGAAGCGATGAACACCGAGTGTGCCAGGGAGAAGAAGGCATTCAGTCCGATGAGTATGCCGATGACGAGCAGTCCGGTGAGCGGTTCAGCAGCCATGCCGTCTGGAGCCTCCACCCACGAGTTCTTCAGCGACCGCTGCACGGATCTGCCCTTCCAGCCCCGGCACCTTCCGGACATCCCGCAGGCGGTCGATCCCGTCGGCCAGGACAGGGGCTCTCGGGGTGATATGCAGGTTTTTCATGAAATCATGGATCACGCGGGTGACGCAGGTGAAATTATCTTTCCCGGTCCGCCCGGCAACTGCACACACCAAACCCGTTCTCTGGACAAACCTGCCTGCCAGGAACATCTCGGCATGGAAGGCCTGGAACCGGTCTATCATGAGCTTCAGCTCTCCAGGGACCGTGCTGGTATATACCGGCGTGCAGATCACGAGGAGACGGGCGTGGCGGAGGGAGGCGATGATCCCTTCCATGTCATCGTGAAAAGTGCAAAAACCGGTATTGTAGCACTGGTAGCACCCGGTGCAGCCCCTTATCCAGAGATCGTGGGGGAATACCACTTCCACAGAGCTTCCCGCCTCCTCTGCCGCGGCAGCAACCCAGCCTGCCATGATGCTGCAGTTGCCATCTGCCCGCGGGCTCCCCTGGATGATGAGCACATCGTTTTTCCGGGAGTCAATCGGCTCTCTCACCTGCTCAAGGTGGACAGCAAAAAACGCCTCCGGATCGCGGGAGAGCAGGTCTTCCCACTTGTCTGCCTCCCTGCGGGCAACCGATTCGGCATCGAGGGGATCCGTTGGAGAATATTCGTAGGTATTGGTCCGGAAGAGGGCGAGGGTCCGGTCACCGAGGAGGAGCCGGAGCGTGTACAGGCGCATTCCCGGGTAAAGGGCGGAGAGGTCGCGGCGGGTCAGGACCATGGTGTAGGATCCTTCACGACCCCTCACCTCCCGTTGTTCGAGGACTTCCCCGGGATCCTCCATACCGATTGGGTCGACCCGGTGCATGATAAGCGTATTTCCGGAATGATTACACGCGATGTCGTAAGGCTCTTTTTTATCGCCGGCGAACTGATCATGATCTATATCATGGATCCCCTCCCTGCATTCGGCCTGACCCTCGTTGCCATCTCTGTTGTCGGTATCCGGTTCCGGATTTCCCCGTTCTTCACGCTGGTAGGCGGGGCCCTCTTCTATGGCATCCTCACCGGCCTTCCACCGGATCGGATCGTGGCGGTCATGACAGCGGGTATCGGGCAGGTGTTCGGGCTCTTCGCCATCATCATCTTTTCAGGAGCAGTGATCGCGAAGATACTCGAAGAACAGGGGCAGGTTGCAGAGATTGTGTCAGACCTCAGGAACTGGTTGAAAACCCCGGCAGCTATCTCCGGATTTTCCGGATACCTGCTGGCACTCCCGGTAGCCTGCAGCATCACGGCATTCATTATCCTTGAACCGATTGTCGGGAGCCTCGGAAGTGGCGAGTCGCGCCGGGCATGGCTGGCACTGGCGGCCATCGGGAGCCTCATCTCGTTCGGGCTTGTCTACCCGACACCGGTCACCATCCCGCTCATCAAATCGCTCATGGCAGGGCAATCCCCCTTCATCTATGAAGTGGTAGCAGTCACCCTTTCCCTGATCCTGCTTGCCGGGATCATCGTGTTCAGACCGGGTGCAGCCAGTGCACTGCCCGGAGAGGCCGCGCCCCGTGGCGGGGCTGAACCGCCTGGGGAGGGATCTTCGTCATTCCACTACCGGGCCTGGGCTCCCTTCGCTGCCATAATCCTCGCCATTCCACTTGGAGCAGCACTCGGCCTCTCCACCGGCTCCCTCATACAGGTGATCATGCTTGCCGGCGCGGTGACCGCCCTGATCCTTGCCCCCCCACCTGTCCGGGTATCCGGGCTCCACCGGGGAGCGAAACATGCCGGGCTCATCATCTTTGACATCTGCGGTGCCGGGGCGCTGGCCGCCGTCATCCTCGAGTCGGGGTTTGCCGGGGCTGTACTGGGGGAAATATCCATGATTGCCCCCCTTCTCGCGGCACCATTCATTTTAGCAGCGCTCCTCCAGACCGCCCAGGGCTCGCGGGTGGTAACAGCCGTGATTTCCGCCGAAGTCCTCCGCGGGACGGCTGTGGCGGCAGCCCTGCACCCCATCGCCCTGGTCCTGATGGTTATTGCCGGGACCTTCGTCTTCAGCTACGTGACCGACCCGTTCTTCTGGATTGTGAAACATGCCACCGGCGATGGGTATCGGGAGATGATCACCGGTTATACCCTTCCGGTTGCAGCATGCGGGCTTGTCATCTTCTGTGCTGCCCTTATTCTCCAGGGCCTGCTCCTGTAGAACATGAGCCCCGCGTGAAGGCATTGACCGGACGGCGGGGAGCATGCGGGGCCGGGCGGGCGTATCCCATCCGGAAGAACACCTGGATGGTCCGGCTCGCGGGAATACCGAGGAACTCGTGCAACGCGGAATTGAGATCCTTCATGCCGGGATAATCGGCAAGCAGCTGCGTCATAGGCTGGAGAGAGAGCCCGATCGATTGCGCCGTGAGCGCTACCCGCTCAAAAGCCCTCCCCGCGTTCAGTTGCTCGACCCGGAGGTTCCCGGTTGTGGTAATCCAGCCAAACCCCGCAGCGGATGACGCCTGCAGGCGGGAAAGCCTGATCAGGGTTTCCTTTAACAGGAGCTCTTTCCTTTCGCCGGAAAGA
It contains:
- a CDS encoding HlyC/CorC family transporter; the protein is MAAEPLTGLLVIGILIGLNAFFSLAHSVFIASKRMRLELLAGKGNQGAATALELLDDPNMFLSTIQVATTFIWILTGAYSGIALGGYLAPSIGAVPALAPYATVISVALVIVATTFLSLLFGELVPKRIGLDNPEYIASRVARPLRAISVAVLPFVRILTATTEGILKASGRKRPEPAGISEEEIWQILSEGARAGVIEKEEEAMVNAIFRLGDRKVLSLMTPRPDIIGIDLDLPVNSSIKTILSSNHSFLPVYRGELDTLSGVIWVRDLWAQMIEGGSADIALILREPIFIAETAPALQLMELLKTSPTPIALAIDEFGVITGIITVHDIMKAIIGDIGISGISHDRELIRRENGSFLIDGLYPLDEVKDFIGISMLPGEQEGLYHTLAGFVMTELGRIPDTGDVVEWNNYRFEVVDMDGNRVDKILVTPRSSVKQPEAGSTDGV
- a CDS encoding flavodoxin family protein is translated as MEDPGEVLEQREVRGREGSYTMVLTRRDLSALYPGMRLYTLRLLLGDRTLALFRTNTYEYSPTDPLDAESVARREADKWEDLLSRDPEAFFAVHLEQVREPIDSRKNDVLIIQGSPRADGNCSIMAGWVAAAAEEAGSSVEVVFPHDLWIRGCTGCYQCYNTGFCTFHDDMEGIIASLRHARLLVICTPVYTSTVPGELKLMIDRFQAFHAEMFLAGRFVQRTGLVCAVAGRTGKDNFTCVTRVIHDFMKNLHITPRAPVLADGIDRLRDVRKVPGLEGQIRAAVAEELVGGGSRRHGC
- a CDS encoding GntP family permease, whose translation is MITRDVVRLFFIAGELIMIYIMDPLPAFGLTLVAISVVGIRFRISPFFTLVGGALFYGILTGLPPDRIVAVMTAGIGQVFGLFAIIIFSGAVIAKILEEQGQVAEIVSDLRNWLKTPAAISGFSGYLLALPVACSITAFIILEPIVGSLGSGESRRAWLALAAIGSLISFGLVYPTPVTIPLIKSLMAGQSPFIYEVVAVTLSLILLAGIIVFRPGAASALPGEAAPRGGAEPPGEGSSSFHYRAWAPFAAIILAIPLGAALGLSTGSLIQVIMLAGAVTALILAPPPVRVSGLHRGAKHAGLIIFDICGAGALAAVILESGFAGAVLGEISMIAPLLAAPFILAALLQTAQGSRVVTAVISAEVLRGTAVAAALHPIALVLMVIAGTFVFSYVTDPFFWIVKHATGDGYREMITGYTLPVAACGLVIFCAALILQGLLL
- the tsaA gene encoding tRNA (N6-threonylcarbamoyladenosine(37)-N6)-methyltransferase TrmO produces the protein MEIHYTFIGVIHSPFTMQRDTPIQSVYSSAEGTIEVFPEYADGLQELEGFSHLILLYHFHHEGPMRLRIAPYLDHETERGIFSTRHHDRPNRIGLSIVELLSISGTTISVRGIDVLDGTPLLDIKPYVFHFDHRENVRSGWIDRADRERQVPFTPEQLTRKHPPGKDSG
- a CDS encoding uracil-DNA glycosylase; amino-acid sequence: MSLTGEEARVLEQEILACTRCRLASGRKHAVPGEGPATSCILLVGEAPGEQEDRTGRPFAGRAGTVLDSLLASAGLSRNDLFITNVLKCRPPKNRDPRKDEIKACKPYLDRQIGLVCPSVIVPLGRFSAAVVMGQFGIPGKKISEIHGMAFPVDAPHGPVTIFPVYHPAAVTHNPALREQLAADFRHLKEILTDSPPE
- a CDS encoding cysteine hydrolase, which gives rise to MTRSALLIIDMQNDFVREGAPFRVREAEATIGNVREVLEIFRRNRLPVFHVLRVHRSDGSDVELFRKELFRKTPFAVSGTKGAQVISELEPAPGEYIIKKTRMSAFMQTELDLMLRTLSVDTVFVAGIQTPNCIRTTVFDALALNYRAFLVEDAVAAQNEEIHRSNCRDMAAIGVGMLKAADVEELIRPAR